CGCAATCAGGCGGTGACGGCCAATGCGAAGGCCGGGGTCGATCTGGGCGATGCGGCAGCGGTGCGGCAGATGGCTGCGGCCGAAGGCGCGCTGACTGCGTCGCTCGGCAAGATGTTTGCGTTGTCGGAGGCGTATCCGGATTTGAAGGCGAATCAGAACATGATGCAGCTGACGGAAGAGCTGACGAGCACGGAGAACCGCATTGCATTCGCGCGACAGGCGTACAACGATGGGGTGATGCAGTACAACACCTCGCTGGAGCAGTTTCCCGGATCGATTATTGCGGGGATGTTCGCGTTCAGGGCGGGGGAGTTGTTGCAGGCGACCGAGT
The Noviherbaspirillum cavernae DNA segment above includes these coding regions:
- a CDS encoding LemA family protein codes for the protein MVAMIVLIAIVLLILFWGVGAYNRLVSLRNQFKNAFAQIDVQLKRRYDLIPNLVETAKGYMKHERESLEAVIAARNQAVTANAKAGVDLGDAAAVRQMAAAEGALTASLGKMFALSEAYPDLKANQNMMQLTEELTSTENRIAFARQAYNDGVMQYNTSLEQFPGSIIAGMFAFRAGELLQATESPEERKAVKVTF